A window of Bos mutus isolate GX-2022 chromosome 3, NWIPB_WYAK_1.1, whole genome shotgun sequence genomic DNA:
atttgttgttgttgcacagaataagaaaagatgacacttcaaaacgaCATTTTTTTTGGTTAGCTCATGAGGTACCCACTtatcgagctttttcacctttccaatttgcttcaaatacttcgtgagttggtgatggacagtgaggcctggtgtgctgcagtccatggggtcgcagagtcagacactactgagcaactgaactgaactgaaccaaataaCCATAGAATGGTTGATGCTTAGTTCTTGGGCAACTTCCCCTGTAGTTGGAAGAGGACCAGCTTCTCTCaatggtcattgtcaacttccaatggctggACACTatgctcatcttcaaggctctcatctcctttgcaaaacttcttgaaccaccactgcaccgtacattcattagcagttcctgggccaaatgcgttgTTGCGAGTTTCTCTCTGCTACTCTATGACtcattttgaactcgaataagaaaatcactcaaatttgctttttgtctaatatcaTTTCCATAGCCTAAAACACATATAATATAAACAGTAAGTaaaaattcattaagaaaaagtATAAAGCAATAAATGTGCATTACAAGGATGCATAATGTAACCGCATTTAAGAATGCATTCCATGAAAGTATTCCAAGAAtgtatcaaatggcaaagttcaacaatgcaaaaccacacttgtgcaccaacctaatatttttttaatcccacATTACTCCAtttcattatatgtgtgtgtgtgtgtgtgtgtgtgtattctaatTCTCTAACTATTCATCCATGAATGAAGACTTACATTGTTTCCGTATCGACTACTGTATTGCAAACAAACATAATGCTGAAATGTACATGGAGGTACATATATCTCTGAATTAGcattgtgggcttcccttatacctcagttggtaaagaatccacctgcaatgtgggagacctgggaagatcccctggagaggggaaaggctacccactccagtattctggcctggagaattccacgggattgtatagtccttggggttgcaaagagttggacatgactgagtgactttcacttttcattttaggggaataaatactcaaaaaggaactgctggatcatgtggtaattctatttttaattttttgaggaaatttgatactgttttccatagtagtggcaccaatttacattcctaccaacgcACAATGGTTTCTTTACCTCATATCTTTTCCAACATTTATCATTTCctgtcttttatttaatttttttcatttcctgtcttttaaaatacaccattttaacagatgtgaggtgatattgcattgtggttttgatttgcctttctttaatgactaatgatgttgatcatcttttcacatACTCTTTGTCCATCTGTAcgtcttatttggaaaatatctatttagatcttctgcccatttttaagtcAAATCATTAGTTTTACAAATtcatatgttttggatattagctcttattagatatatgatttgcaaacattttcttctgttCAATAGGTTGACTTTCCATTTTGTTGATGGGTCCCcttgctgtgcagaagtttttcaGTTTAATGTAGTCTctcttattcatttttgtttctgttacttTTGTTTTGGTATCAGATTCAAAAAATCACTACCAAACCTATGTTAAGAAGCTTactgtctatgttttcttctagaggtTATGGTTTCAGGTATTACTTcaagtctttaacccattttaaCTTTTGTGTATAGTGTAGGATAATGGAGAagttacattctttttcatgttgttgtctagttttcccagcatcatttaagAGGCTGTTCTTTTCCCACTGTATACCCTTGGTTCCTTAGCATAAGCTAatcaacatatacatatacaaatgtatattaacatatataactctctctctctctctctatatatatatatatatatatagttttatctCTAGACTCTCTATTCTGTATCTGTGTAGTGGTTTTTATGCAATACAATGCTATtctaattactatagctttataatatagtttgaaatcagggagtgtgatgcttccagctttgttcttctttctcaatattagGGATCTCCTGtggttccatgtaaattttaggattgtttggtctatttctgtgaaatatgccattggaattttgataaggagtgcactgaatctgtagactgctttAGGTAGAATAGgcatttaaacaatattaattcttccagtccaaaaGCATagaatctttccatttatttgtgtcttcttaaatttctttcattaacGCCTTATAATTTTCAATATACAAGAATTTCAActgtttaaatttaatattagccattttattcttttcaatgcaactgtaagtgaaattattttcttaatttctctggtAGTTTCTTACTAGTTTATAAAAAGACAGCATATTTTTGTGCTTTGATTTTCTATACTGCAACTTCACTAATTTTTCATTAGttgtaacagttttatttttttctgtggagtctttagggttttctatatatagtattataccATCTgtaatagtgacagttttacttcttcctctccaatttggatgcctttttctttctttttctagccTGACTGCTCTGGCTGGGActtccaaaactctgttgaataaaactgacaaaagTGGGCATACTTAACTTCTTGCAGTTAGAGGAAAGGTTTTCAGCTTTTAACCACTGTATAGTATAGGTTTTATACTATTCTTTCATTTGGAccatatttctctttcattttgcttaactCTCTGCATTGGTTTGTACACAGTAGATGAAATCATCACCTCACTCTGCCTAAAGGAGTGATCGCACATAGGAGATGAACCTTGTCACTCAACCCACCCTAGCTCTTGTCCTTAAAATCTTTGTGTTTGTCCAATAAGctattatattttaatagctcCTAGAACATAAAGATGCTCCACGACCCATCAATGTCTCAAAGGGGAGGATATCATTATCTAGATTCATGCTGACTGGAAGCCAGACCTTCACTCAGCAGCTTTAAAAGTATGCAAACACATACTGTCTTGTAGGACCACAAACCCAAGTCTCACTAGCCACCAGAGTCAGGTAATCTAGGTGTACCATATGTAGCAACTGCAAAAATAGGAGCCCTAGacaaatcgtgtctgactctttgtgaccccatggacagtagcctgccaggctcctctgtccatgggattatccaggcaagaatactggagtggattgtcatttccctctccaggggatcttcccaatccagggaatgaactcatgtctctttacatctcctgcactagcaggcaggttcctttaccactagtgccaactgggaagcccaagacaagTGAGTGAGCTCATTATTTTGGAGATGCCAGAGAGCTGGTGCAAGAAAATGCAGAGTACCAAGGTGGTGTCCATAGCCAACGTTCCTTAAGAGCAGTTTGGAAGGCCACAAATCTGAAGCCTGCCCCTCAGGCCATATTCTCCAGGACAAACAAAGAAAcatgtctattcagattctctgcCCATTTTCCAGTTAGACCCTTTATTCCAATTTTCAACTTAATCCAAAATGGTGGTCTATTAGAGTACACCCAAACTGCCAAGTCTGAATGATATGGCATATTTGGCTTGTTGTGGCTCATGTAAATAGCTCTGTCAGAGACAGGAACTGGTTGTTTCCCACCAGAAACTGATGCAATTTGCTctttataatactttaaaaacaaacgaGCTCGAAATTTCTGTGAATATAGACAAATGGGAACATGAATACTAGCATACTGGAATTGAGCTTATCAGTACTGAAAGGAAGGAGAATGTGACGTGTGACAAACTTCAGTACATGAAATACTAATAATATAATTTCACTAAGTATAAACAAAGTTGTATTCCTCAGCTACAACAGAAATTGGTTTTATCTAAACATATTTTATAggaacaaaagatttttttaaatataaatttattttaattgaaggttaattactttaaaatattgtattggttttgccatacatcagcatgaatctgccacaggtatacacgtgttccccatcctgaatccccctctaTCCtacctccccgtaccatccctctgggtcatcccagtgcaccagccccaagcatccagtatcatgcatagaacctggactggagattcatttcatatatgatattatacatgtttcaatgccaatcTCCAAAATCAtcgcaccctctccctctcccacagagtccaaaagactgttctatacatctgtctcttttgctgtctcacttacagggttatcattaccatctttctaaattccatatatatatgcattagtaactgtattggtgtttttctttctggcttacttcactctgtataataggctccagtttcatccacctcattagaactgattcgaatgtattgttttgaatggctgagtaatactccattgtgtatatgtaccacagctttcttattcattcatctgctgatggacatctaggttgcttccatgtcctggctattataaacagtgctgtgatgaacattggggtacacgtgtctctttcaattctggtttcctcagtgtatatgctcagcagtgggattgctgggtcataaggcagttctatttccagttttttaaaggaatctccacactgttctccttagtggctgtactagtttgctttcccaccaacaggtaagagggttcccttttctccacaccctctccagcatttattgcttgtagacttttggatcgcagccattctgactggcgtgaaatggtacctcattgtagttttgatttgcatttctctgataatgagtgatgttgagcatcttttcatgtgtttgttagccatctatgtcttttttggagaaatgtctatttagttctttggcccattttttgattgggtcgtttatttttctggaattgagctgcaggggttgcttgtatatttttgagattagttgtcagttgcttcatttgctattattttctcccattctgaaggctgtcttttcaccttgcttatagtttcctttgctgtgcagaagcttttaagtttaattaggtcccatttatttttgcttttatttccagtattctgggaggtgggtcatagaggatcctgctgtgatttatgtcggagagggttttgcctatgttctcctctaggagttttacagtttctggtcttaggtttagatctttaatccaatttgagtttatttttgtgtatggtgttagaaaatgttctagtttcattcttttacaaatggttgaccagttttcccagcaccacttgttaaagagattgtctttaatcgattgtatattcttgcctcctttgtcaaagataaggtgtccataggtgcgtggatttatctctgggctttctattttgttccattgatctatatttctgtctttgtgccagtaccatactgtcttgatgactgtggcgttgtagtacagcctgaagtcaggcaggttgatccctccagttccattcttctgtctcaggattgctttggctatttgaggttttttgtatttccatacaaattgtgacattatttgttctacctctgtgaaaattaccattggtagcttgatatggattgcactgaatctatatattgctttgggtagtatactcattttcactatactgattcttccaatccatgaacatggtatatttctccatctattagtgtcctctttgatttctttcaccagtgttttatagttttctatatataggtctttagtttctttaggtagatatattcctaagtattttattcttttcattgcaatggtgaatgggattgtttccttaatttctctattttctcattattagtgtataggaatgaaagggatttctgtgtgctgattttatatcctgcaactttactatattcattgactgTTTAgctcttttctgaccacaatgcagtaagattagatctcaattacaggagaaaaactatcaaaaattccaacatatggaggctgaacaacacgctgctgaatatccaacaaatcacagaagaattcaaaaaagaaatcaaaatatgcatagaaacgaatgaaaaaacacaacaacccaaaacctgtgggacactgtaaaagcaacGCTAAGGGGAACGTTCATAGCAAtgcaggcacacctcaagaaacaagaaaaaagtcaaataaataacctaactctacacctaaagcaactagaagaagaaatgaagaaccccagggttagtagaaggaaagaaatctttaaaattagggcagaaataaatgcaaaagaaacaaaagagactatagcaaaaatcaacaaagccaaaagctggttcttcgaaaggataaataaaattgacaaaccattagccagactcatcaagaaacaaagggagaaaaatcaaatcaataaaactagaaatgaaaatgggagagatcacaacagacaacacagaaatacaaaggatgagaagagactactatcagcaattatatgccaataaaatggacaacgtggaagaaatggacaactttccaaaactggagcaggaaaaaatagaaaatcttaacagacccatcacaagcatggaaattgaaactgtaatcagaaatcttccagcaacaaaagcccaggtcgagacgggcttcacagctgaattctaccaaaaatttagagaagagctgacacctatcctactcaaactcttccagaaaattgcagaaggtaaacttccaaactcattctatgaggccacgatcaccctaataccaaaacctgacaaaaatgccacacaaaaaagaaaactacaggccaatatcactgatgaacatagatgcaaaaatccttaacaaaattctagcaatcagaatccaacaacatattaaaaagatcatacaccatgaccaagtgggctttatcctagggatacaaggattcttcaatatctgcaaatcaatgtaatacaccacattaacaaattgaaaaacaaaagacatgattatctcaatagatgcagagaaagcctttgacaaaattcaacattgatttatgatgaaaactctccagaaagcaggaatagaaggaacatacctcaacataataaaagctatatatgacaaacccacagcaaacattatcctcaatggtgaaaaattgaaagcatttcccctaaagtcaggaacaagacaagggtgcccactttcaccactactattcaacatagttttggaagtttttgccacagcaatcagagcagaaaaagaaataaaaggaatccaaattggaaaagaagtaaaactctcagtttgcagatgacatgatcctctacatagaaaaccctaaagactccactagaaaattattaaagctaatcaatgaatataaggAACAAAAGATTTAAGTTTAACTATGCTTAAAAATAacgggcttccctcatggttcagacagtacagaatctgcctgcaatgcaaaagacctggctttgatccctggatagagaaaatcccctggagaagggaatggctacccattccaatattcttgcctggagaattccatggacagaggagcctggaagggagTGGCtagcccatgggggtcacaaagaactgaacatgactgaggTACTAACATGAACAATACAGCTCATGGTAGCTTAAAATATTTCTCCTGAAATATTTAACATTAATCTATAAGAATAGTTATTGACATAGATGAAGACTTGCGTTTCATTTAGCTAAACAAGAACACCTGAAATGTTTGACAATTTTAAGCAAATTgataaatgcttttaattttttttttcaactctttcAGATTACATCAAGGTTCCTAAATTTTGGGTCTCCAAGGTTCTCAAGTCCAGAGGATATTTTGGTGTATGTGAATGGCAGGTGTAGCATGCTAGTTATCAGCCATGATAGCCATGCATATATTTTGTAGCAGGCAAAATTTAATTTTGGCTCTGTGCTAAATTTGGTAATCTTTAACAGAGGTAATATTGTCTAGACTCAGAAGATGAATGGATCATTGCTTGTGAGAAGTGATTCTGGATTCATTACATCAAATTTTTGTGACTGTCAGCATTACTtggatttttgaaaatttatttccacttaatataattaatacacactctttacttgttttgtttagtttggaAGATAAATGCCCAGGATAGAAGATCAGTATCaaagttgtatttttttcctatgcCCTTCTTGGTCATTATTAATTCATCAGTAAGTttacagaatatatttatttacaaacagTAGTTGTCCTTTACAAACCTTGAAAGCCTATGATTTAAAGGCTGTGATTTTATGAAGTAAAAAtgataaagcaagagaaaatgTTCAATTTCTTACTTATTCATGCATGTGATTATCACATTGGTTGAATTAGGTACAGTGCCGGTGGTACATGTGTGGTACTATATACCAAGGCATGCATATTAAAGGAGACACTGACAAATTCTTGGAACAGATAACATTTCAAAGCAATTAGCATTCATACATCATGCAGAAATATGATTAACCTGGTGACCGCCAACTTCTCAGAAACCTCCCACTGATATTAAATAGAAGCCAACCACCTTCAAGAGATGTGATTAAACTAAGGCAAAAGTGAAACAACTTCAAGTAATAAAGCATCAGCATCCAACTTGCAGAACAAGTATCTGGTGGCCACGGACTGAAGGTCAATCCAGGCAGCAGTGTGGTGGTGGCACTTGAAGAATATGCAGCTTTATCAATACCTTTGATAGCACAGATGGTACTAGGTGGAAACACATGGATCAACCACTTTTAAGTTGAATACTGCTTTAGAAAAATTTGTCTCTAGATAAGAAGCTATGGAAAAGTTTTGACTGTTTTTTAAtacttcattttttgtttctttacatgTATGTGCAAAAGGGTTACATGAAACAAATCTATATAAGTGCTTTTCAAAAGATTTCCAATAAATAAAAACGTCAAGTAATGAGAAAAGCATTGCATCTTATTTTATTGGCAGTTTTTTCAATGAAACATAAAATGATGATTCTTAATAACTGATGGTACCTTAAatcaattaaattagaaatatagcaatgaatttttaatgaatgaCACATAACATCCTGTGAAATCTCTGCAAGTAAATCAGTAATTGGTAAACAACAGCTACCGTATATCTTTATTTTCCCCTTGAGAAGAAACTtggaaaaaatacacataattaTTGTAATTGAGACTTGCTGATAAGTCACTTCTGGTTTACCAATTATTTTCACATTGATATGCTAATTTTATATTGACATATAAATAATAGAGGCACAGACCAGTtctatttcaatttatttatgttAAAACACAAAACTCTTGACAAAACTTTTCTCTATTATTAGACTTTGGtatgaaaacatttcaaatatgTGCCTATACCAAAATAAGAACACAGTGCTCAGAGTTCCAGCCGACTTTTATTGTCTTGAAGCTGTttatcatctgtatattttcACAGTCATTCTATTTCTCTGGCTCCTTCCTGCTGTCTACCTTTTGGCCATTTGCTGCTTCTCAGTGTCATTACTAGTGCAtggtcagaaaattaaaaaatgaacagtaaAAATCTGTCCATCTggtaattttaatatttctgttaaaGGATTAATGAGGGAGGATGAAGATAATGTCCACAATGAACTTATGAATTATCAGGGAATCCCAATTATTCCAACATTTTCTTATACAGATTCTTgagttttatgtgtatatatgctttCCTATAGATGAAACTTTGGGGAAAATTTTTAAGATACACAAACACGGGTTCAAGTTTATAAGGATAAAACAGCACACATatctttttggtttcattttgatAAGATTAATGAGAGATTTTTATCATCAATTTCAGAACAGTTTGTACTTAATACTATCACAATACTTTAAACATTGATTTTATCTGTCTGTCTGCCACAGATTTCTTTCTGCAAAAGTACTTCTACATCATTTCTACAGTGTTTTGAAGACCCTATAGAATGGCACGCTTATAACAGTTCACCAGAATAGGATTAATGCACTTGAGGAGAAAACTGCCAGTGAATACTTAGAACTTCATTGTAACCAAAGtccaaaagaagatgaaaaactttaaaagtatatttataaaatcaCCTTTAAGACTGTTCTACTACTCTGTGAATAAATAACATTCCACAAATCCATCTTcataagaaaagttaaaatagtgataaaactttaaaaactcatttttatgAACTTACAGCACTACAATACTAATTTTCGTTAAAAagctttatatttttgtgttattAATGTTATGCTACATCAATCATGTTAATATAGTTTTCATTaatttacttcaattaaaaaccaaTCGTCTACAGAAAACTCCTGCATTTGTGATCTTGCTCAATTAAGAAAGGCAAAGTATACAATATTTGTGTTCTgaagttcagtcatgtccaactctttgcaaccccatggactataacccatgaggctcctctgtccatgggattttccaggtaagaatacttcagtgagctgccatttccttctccaatacaataTTTAATAAGATGTCTCTAAATCAGACTGCTTCCTATTCAAAgtaatttctagaaaaatttgCTCCCTATAAGTTATCATGTCTTCTATATCTTTGTAGAAAAGCATTTCTTCAATGGACAACAGCTTATAGTTATTCAGGCTAAATGCTGACTTGCTCTGTACAGCATTTAACATCTTTAGGGATGTTGTCACTGAATCACTCAAAGAAGAACAAACTGGGAAAATACGAGCATTCCACAAGCTCAAACATGTCTTGTTTCCAGAGAATAGTTCCTCTGTAACTTTGAGATTCCAAATGTCTAAGCATGACAGGAAACAGACCCCAAAGAATTGAAGTAACTTTACATCTGACAATGTTTTCACATTCTGTTTCAAGTTGTCTTGCACTCCACATGCCATTGTTGAATACTTTAAGTGTCCATTCATCTTCAAGCTTAAGGAACACACAAAAGAATATGCAGGCAGGACAGCTGTTGTTTTGACATAAGCACCACTAATGATGCAATTTTCCCCAACTGAAACATCAGGCCCCAATCTGGAATACTCCACAACTGAGCCAGGTGTCACAGAACATGTTGAATCCAGTATACTTTGGATAATACAGGGTTTGTTAGTAGAGCATTCTGGTATCGATGGAAAGAGGCTAAAAGCTATAGACTGTAAGCCAAGCTCTGACTTCAAACTGCTATCTGcagtaaaatgaaacaaatattctTCTGTTGTTCCAATGTGATAAAATTTGGAGTTATTAAGAACAACAACATTTAATGGTGTTCCTTTAAGCAGATGAAATATTCTCTGCCTCATGTCTACCAACTCTGACTCTTCTTTAGTGACATTTGATGTGTTTTTGGTATACTCCACAGTTGCTCCAGGTCCCAAAGCCTGAAGAAAGTCTCCATAGGCATCTATTTCACAGTGTAGTGTAcctattttttttcataaaaagcaAGTAACTTTTTTGCTGTTTTATGATCCATGTAAAATAGGCTGTCTGTGTAGACATACTCAGGCTCTAATTTAAGCGAGGGTATGTCACTCCcagcaaattcctgttgaaaAAAATTTCTAGGTCTACACACAGCATCAAACTCATACATTTCCTCTATGCTGGGCTTATGAAGGAAACGATGGCAACTTCTGTATTCGAGGTCTCTATATTCTAAATGGTTACAAGGTTCTAAGACAAACACTCCATGTGTTGTACCAACAGTCAAACTAGAAGGATGAGCTAAAGCAGTAAAGCCAGGTTTGTCAAACCTAATAAACTCAGATTCTCCAATACTATAAAGTTCAATATCGTCTGCACAGGTAATCAGAATCCCAGGATTCATATGTGAGGGGAAATCAATGTACATGGCTAGTTTTAATTCCAACATCTGATAAATGGGGCTACCAAAAGGTAAAGCAGTGAAAATTTTC
This region includes:
- the FPGT gene encoding LOW QUALITY PROTEIN: fucose-1-phosphate guanylyltransferase (The sequence of the model RefSeq protein was modified relative to this genomic sequence to represent the inferred CDS: deleted 2 bases in 1 codon); translation: MEAESAPAGESLREATQRRLLRFSELRGKSMAAGEFWDIVAITAADEKQELAYKQQLSEKLKKKELPLGVQYHVFVDPAGAKIGNGGSTLCALRCLEKLYGDKWNSFTILLIHSGGYSQRLPSASALGKIFTALPFGSPIYQMLELKLAMYIDFPSHMNPGILITCADDIELYSIGESEFIRFDKPGFTALAHPSSLTVGTTHGVFVLEPCNHLEYRDLEYRSCHRFLHKPSIEEMYEFDAVCRPRNFFQQEFAGSDIPSLKLEPEYVYTDSLFYMDHKTAKKLLAFYEKIGTLHCEIDAYGDFLQALGPGATVEYTKNTSNVTKEESELVDMRQRIFHLLKGTPLNVVVLNNSKFYHIGTTEEYLFHFTADSSLKSELGLQSIAFSLFPSIPECSTNKPCIIQSILDSTCSVTPGSVVEYSRLGPDVSVGENCIISGAYVKTTAVLPAYSFVCSLSLKMNGHLKYSTMACGVQDNLKQNVKTLSDVKLLQFFGVCFLSCLDIWNLKVTEELFSGNKTCLSLWNARIFPVCSSLSDSVTTSLKMLNAVQSKSAFSLNNYKLLSIEEMLFYKDIEDMITYREQIFLEITLNRKQSDLETSY